The Quercus lobata isolate SW786 chromosome 4, ValleyOak3.0 Primary Assembly, whole genome shotgun sequence genome segment AACTGGGAGGTTTAACCGTGGTTTGCATGGTCAATTGCTTTTTGTCCATAGGTTGGTTTTAGGGGTTAAAAGAACTGCCTTAGTGGACAGTTCTCGATTAACTTGGTGTAGAGTCTGGGTTTCACAACCATGCATATGATGCATCTTTTTTACTTGCTATTTCCGCATGATTGTTCTTTATCTTGATATTACTATAAAATTGCGGCCTTGCTTGTGATGCATAATTGGGCAATGATGTTATTACTTGTCAAATTTTTCATATGATGTCGTGACGCGTCTTATTTAATGCGTTTCAATAAAGCGGTATATCTAAGCTATATCAAGACTCATGCTCCATTCTTGCGAAGTTCTTCAGAGTTCAAGTTCTagattagatttctttttatgtaaCTTGAGTAGAATGCATTCTAtgatattcatatatttttacgATTTTGTCACAATTGCCAAAGAGGAGAATATTAAAGGCATCTATTTGTATTTTGGCAAATCTGATCCAAAATGCactttttatgtaattgactcaTAGTTTATGGTGTCTAGCAGTTATTCAAGAACTTGTAATCTCAATCTTATTAGTGGATTCTTCAAGAGTGGAGATTTATATATCACACGTTGGGATTTTTATGTCAAGACTTTCTCCATCATCACCTTTCGCTTGaatcaaatttattttgcaTTGCATTAAACTCTAGACTGACGATGTAGTTATACTTGTGCCTTAATTGAATCCTGCATATAACTGGACTAACTAATTAACTTGGATAAAAATAAACCCAACAAAACCCATCAAATTTCACTGggttttgaattcatatttcaagttagaaaataatttccgTGCAAACATATGCTCACACTTTTCCATTATTGAATTAGAGAGAAGATCAACTATGACGAGCATTGCTTGCGCTATTGAAGAGAAAGAACTAACCTAAACAGTCCCAGAACTTAACTGGTCGTCCACTTGGGAATGCTGAAGGAACTCTAGCCAAAGCAGTCAAGGGGCGGGGTGACCCATCAACTTCCAAATCAGTAGGCAAATCATCGTACCGGTTGAGCAATTTCCAAGCGATATCTgttacgaaaaaaaaaagataatgagagTAAATTACGGTGAATATTCCATTGTGCAAGAAATTAACAGCTGCAGGGTATCACCGTTCATACCTAATATTTCGCTTCTTATACAGTTGCAGAGGAGGTAAACTCCATTATagccattatttttttttaaatccggTATTAAAGTATTTTTGAAAAGATAGCGAGTCATGTGCTTATGGCCTTTGGCAGAAGCCAGTACAACTGGAATAAAGCCATTCTTATCCTCAATGCCAACCAAGTCTCTAGATCTTCCCTTGACAATGTACTCTGCGATTTTGGTGTTTCCTGATGTAATAGCTGCAAGAGCTAGAGCTGTGTAGTTGTTCTTATCCTCTTTCATTTCAAGTGTGCTAGGTGGCATTAATGGCACTAAGAACTTTACGATTTCCACTTGTCCTGCCATGACAGCATAGTGGAGAAGCGTCTTGCCTGAACTGGAAGGTGTAGCCAAAAAAGACGGGTTATCATTATAGTCTTGCCTTAGTTGGTTCAAATTTCCACTTTCGACGGAATCGCGCCCAGGAATCTGGTCATCTTGCCCTGCAAATCCTCTCTTAGTTCAAACTGAAACAAGTTGAACTCAGAATCAAGTAGCATCTACTAGATATCATTTACCATCCATTGCATTTTCACTATCTACTAGATGTATGTAAGCAATATGttccaaaagttaaaaaataaataaataataataaataataataataataataataaaatggcaaaaattcaaaactgaccctctaacttttagcctttttcatttcaatcatctaatttttagttttgtcatttcagtcttctaactttTAATTATTGTCAATTCAATACTCCGTTAAACCTTAGTTATCTACTGCCCGTTAAGTGAGCCAAAACGATGTcgttttggcatttttttttttttttaaattgtaattaaaaaaaattaagaaaactgttattaaaaaaatttaaaaaaaaaacattcatttttttttctcattttctctctcgtCAGACTCTCTTTCGCTTTCtcattctctatctctctctctcacagtgCCGTGGTGCAAGGCCTCACCGCCGGCACCGGCCTTCACCCACAACTCCTTGCCACCATCAGCCTCcacctctccatctctctctcttcgtcaCTCACTCCACCAAAATctaaaagcaaagaaaataatctCACACCCTCTCTCCCATAATCTCAAACCCAAACTTCATACCCAAAATTCCATGATCATCTCCTTCACAATCTAGGTAGTACTGACCACAGCCCTAAACTATGAATTTTGGGGGAAGAAGGGAGAGTCCGTCTAGGTCGGCAACGGCAAGAAGagcaagaagaaagagagagagaaaacagaCCGGGAAGAGCGGGCATGGCACAAGAGGCGACGGGTTTGGGTGTTTTCTCAACCTCGACGAGGCACATGCGGCAATTTCCGACAATGGAGAGGCAACTGTGGTAGCAAAATCGAGGGATATCGACGCCGGCGATTTCGCAGGCATGAAGGACCGTCATGCCCTTTGGGACTTTCACGGAGTACCCATCGACGAACACTTCAGTCGTGTCTTCCGGGCCGAGGAAATGGACTCGGGCTCCGGCCACAGGGGACTGAGGAAATGAAGGAGAGGGATCTGGAGTTAGGTCGAGTTAGTTTTGGATTTAGAGGGTCtttctaaatgtttttttttttagaggccGGCCTGGAGGTTGTGGGTGGAGACCGGCAACGGTGGTGAGGCCTTGCACCACTGCActgtgagagagaaagatagagaaTGAGAAAGCGAGAGAGAGTCTGacgagagagaaaatgagaaaaaaatgaatgtttttttttcaatagcagtttgcttaatttttttttttttaattacaaaaattttaaaaaaaattaaattaaattaaaaaaagccaaaacgacgtcgttttggcTCACTTAACGGAAATAGATAACTGAGGTCTAACGGAGTACCGAATTGATAACAAttaaaagttagaggactgaaataacaaaactaaaagttagaggactgaaatgaaaaatccTGAAAGTTAGAAAgtcaattttggattttttttccataaaaaattatgtCTGCATTCAAGTTGTCTAaagtctttctcaaaaaaaaaaaaaaaaaaaaaaaaaaaaaaaaaaacctaagttATAAGCTTCTCAATATTTGGCAACAATCAAGGCCGTAACTCTCGAAAAATTCTTAAGTATTCTCAGAGTATGGAGAAATTGTATTCCTTCCTCTCATATTCATGGTAAAtcctaccatgaatttaatgagcgGACTCCACCGTGAATGTGAGAGAAGAGAACATCATTCTCTATATTCCGAAATTACCTAAGAATTCTCAAATTCATAATAGGAGCACCGCTGCCTCCAGGAATGCTTTACTTCGAGATGTCCAAGACTCCTAGTTTTACTTCTCATACATGATCTTTTTAGGCGTAAAGGAATGCTTTAGAGGTCGAATTTTAAGAGTTGAAATATTTGAtccattttcaaaatcattcttcattttttttaaatcccaccgaccctttttcttttcaacaaaaaaattacgATTATggttcattttgaaaaaaaaaaaaaaaaaaaaaaaattacagttttCTTTTGTCTGTTAGTTTCGTGCCGCTCTAGATAACGTGATGTACCGGGTCATTCCGGAAATACCGGGAAACATATTGACCGGAAAAAGTGATTCGGCCggtaaagaaaaacaaagaaaactataaaataaataaataacacacttGAGCGTTGTCGCCGCCGCTTTTCCAGTGAAACCGATTTCACCGATCGCTCCGCCCTTGTCTTCCGCGAAGACCTGTGTTTCTTCATCTTTCACGATGATGAGTCacactctgttttctttgttttctttttagttcCGTGTAGATGTAGTTTAGTGCGCAACTGTGCATTTCTTTGTTAAGTGTGCGGTGTGCCTAGTGCCGACAACTGACCTGACTGAACCACGCACGTGCTTTGATTGTACAATGAAACTTAAttcaaaaatttgcaatataaACTGCCATGACTCTATCAGCATGGAACAAAGAGGcttttcttattattatcatctacATACTTCGATATTTGTTGATAATATTTAACTACATCAACAAAGagccttttattattattagggtaaattacaaaaaccTACCATGAGGTTTGGGATATTACCAAATACATtcaaaggttttaaaaaatgatcaatttggtccttagTCATTAACACCATTTGGGAATtgtctattattattatttttttttttttttttcttcttttctcccttcatgccagaattttttttttctttgtctctaacctccaactctctctctctaatctctgcAACTCTTATGGCCAACCACTCGAGTAACTCCATCTTCAAACATCACTGCCACCACAGGTAGTGGTTCTGCTCGTCGCCCTACTATCACCGtgctcttctctctctatccctTAGATCGGAGCTCTCCCTTCTTTCTGTCTTTCCGATCTCGAGCTCTGTTTAGAAACCAAACACCAACCATGGCCGAGCCTCCCTGACTCTATCTCCGATTAGCCTAAGTCTAAGCCTCCTCAACCATCAACTCTCCTCACTGAAAatcactcttttctctcttcgaTCTCATCGATCTAAACGGAGTAGAGCCTTCATGCTCCTCCATGGTGAACCTCAGCCAACACCACCACAAAGATGGTCTCTTATCTCTCatgtcacttttctctctaaaaCCTAAGACCAACAAACATCTACTCCCTATCCGATTCTCATTCCCTCAAAACCCCAAACCCATTCTTCGATCTATAAGCTAAAGGGTCCTAGACGACGTGTGAAACCTAGATCGGCAATATGGAGGATGAGAAAATGAAGGATCCACTGAGAACAAAGGTCTAGTAGCGTGGGGGTCTGTGTTggccatgagagagagagagagagagagagagagagagagagagttggaggTTAGagacaaagataaaaaaaaaaaattctggcgtgaagggagagaagaagaaaatgaaaaaaacaataataataataatagacgGTTCCCAAATGGTGTTAGTGACTAAGGACCGAATTGGtcagtttttaaaacctttgGATGTGTTTGGTAATACCCCAAACCTCAGGGTAggtttttgtaatttacccttattattattatctaccTACTTCCATATTTGTTGATAATATTTaagcgtaaatgcacttttagtctttatattttgcatctttttcattttggtccctactttttatttttaccacatTTAGTCTCTATTTAGAAAAATGCCatctattttagtcctttccatTAGTGCCCTAACAGCAAAATCCTAGGTGGCAGAcgaaactattaaaataataataataaattttattttactattaaaaatgtCACGTCagcttataaattaaaaaaaatttatttattaattttaactaaacaaaaaaaattaaaacataatgtttaaaaaagaaattaaattaattaaataaataaaaattctttacaTTATGTTCTTCCCAATCATCATAAAGAACATGTTCATGTTCTTCCTCAAATAATATGTTTGGTTGccaaggaaattaaaaaaatcaagaacatgCCAACATGGAACACGTAAAATCAAAGGGCACAGATCTACAAAATACAAAGACtttcaaagattcaaaacacaaagaacacaaacccaaacccaacccttAATCTCTAGCAAACCCAAAACATCACATGAAAAATCAAACCCTCCATACAAACATCAAACCcagaaacaaacccataaatttcaaacccagaaaaattcgAGAAACTAGCCCACAAATTCGAGAAACCCataaacaaacccataaattcCAAACCTAGAAAAATTCGAGAAACTAACCCGCAAATTCGAGAAACCTGtaaacaaacccataaattttaaacccagaaaaattcgAGAAACTAACCCACAAATTCAAGAAACCCAAAAGCAAACCAATAAATTTCAAACCCGGAAAAATTCGAGAAACTAACCCACAAATTCAAGATACCTAGaaacaaacccacaaatctCCACTGCAATTTTCGCCACAAATCTTCCACCTATCTCCACCACACCACTGAGCTCAGTTCTACCACCTATCTCCAACGCAATCTCTACCACCGAGCTGAGAGATTGagagatgaaagagagagacccACCAATCTAATAGAGACCCACTAATCTGTGAGAGATTGGAGGTAAATGCACtttaaacccaaatccaaaccaTCGCCGACCtcaacccctctctctctctacccaaATCCAAACCACCACATCTCAGCCTCTCCTTCTCTAAACCTAGGTCAAAGCCATATCCCAAAAACTACAACCTGAacttaaagagaaaaagaaatgagagaaagcaaagaggaagagagtggAGTTTGAGTGTTTGACCCGAGAGAGAGggataggaaaatgaaaatgagtttgagttttGCGTTTATTGATGatgttgtgtttggttgacaagaaaatttaagaaaaattaagatagttactacaatttttttttcttaatctttaaaactaaaaagaaaaaaaaaatcttcattttttttaaatttaaattagaattgcaaaattaaaatttattgtttttaaaattttaaattaaaatcctaaaatggcatattttaaatactaaataattttttaatattattttactggccacatcagcatttaatgTGCTAACAGTGGACTccgtttgccacatcagcaatttctGTTAAGTAAGTAACGATAAGAACCAAAATGGAACGCGTTAATTgatttagagactaaaagtgatgaaatgaaaatttaggaaccaaaatggaaaagatGCAAAATGTAAggagtaaaaatatatttacgCCTAATATTTAACTACATTTAGGCTGTGTTTAGTATTAGCCGAAAAAgttaactttatttatttatttattatttagcttatttttttactgtttagcttatttttgctattatttataagtCTTATTGTGCTTTTTGGTATTGGTTTTATTGTACTACTTCAGCTagcttttagctttatctatagtactttaagcaaaaaaatttcactttcaactaaataaattattcccAAACGTACACttagtgttttgtttttgtgaataAGATTGAGATGatggtgatatatatatatatatatatatatatttttttttttttttttgagaaaaagatgATATTTTATTTAGACACTGAccaacatatataaataaataaatatgtatatttatttctctatatatgaacatatataaaattagcAGTAATTGAGATtgaaacttatatatttttttttattcaataataaaaCTATACCAATTATACTAATTAAAACTCGTGTAAAAGTTCACATTAAGAAAAAGGAGTACTAGacatatgttttaagagttattGAGCAaagattatcaaaaataaaaataaaaaaattattgggcAAAGGTACGGTTAACTTTATAAGAGCACTAGtattagtggtgctaaaaaactatattgctatttttagcaccaccaaatACTAAAATGTGGCTACATTGGAAGAGCCAAAGCCATATTTTTTGGCTCCACATCTACAGTGCACAGCTACTTTTGGCTGTACACTGTAGCTCAaaggtaaaacaaataaaaaataaaaaacattattatattGAGTGTTCACATtgagtcaaattatttttttcttttcttttcctttctcattTCGTCCCGTTGTTTATCTCTACCCAGAATCTTCACTTCTCCACTCTTCCCTCAGatatttctctcttcctctaccTTGCCGATCTCACTAGCCGTCGACAAACCCATAAAGCCTGCCTAGCTCCGACCCAACCCTTCAGTAGGGAGGAGAGCTCTGTTCGTCGACTTCACCGATGCAGGGAAAGGGCTTTCCAACGGCACCAATCGAAACCCATTTCATGTTCGCTTTGATTTTCCTCTAAAgtggttgtggtggttgtggtggtggtggtgatagtTGTGATGGTTGTTTATtgcaataaatatattattttattatagtggatttttttttattgtgttatttatattattttattgtgttgaaaattaaaataaaaccattaatGTTGGGTATTTTGTaaagtgaaaaagtaaaatagataaattaactttttgtagcattaaataactaaaattatggTTCCACCAATGTAGATGCTCTAATAAATTTCACATATCTAAAAGTAGAATTTCCTAGGAAGTTACACCCGGTGATTTGGGATATGCAGACAATAATTTACTTTGTCTAATAGAAGATTTAGCAAAAATCCAGTAATAGAGATATTAGAGCACTTGCATCAGCCTTAGTGAGATTTTAACTAACTTGATACTCTTATGCCAAACTCAAACTCAATACTCTTATcactaaatttttatttcattcgTTTAATCATTGTTTGTCTTTGTCCTACCTTCTCATTTATTTTCGTCTCCCTCATACTGAGCCTCTACCGAAACcgctccctctctctcttcatctcatCGACCACCATACTCTCTCAGACTCAACCTCTACCGTAATGCTCTTAAATAATTGGATAGCTTGCATGAGTTTGAGGCTAAATTTTCCATAAAGTTTCTATGTACCATTTGGGAGCTGTGAAACACGACCATTGTCTTATTCTTTTGGACACGAGTTGCCTTCTGGGGGATGGACCCATGGGTTCCTTGGTTGGAAGACTATAAGCCTGGGCCAAAAAATGAATCCATCTCCTTGGATCCATTAATGGTATCAAGTTTGATAGATTTCTCATCCAATGGCTGGAAACCGGAAAAGCTAttgaaattgtttgatttgGAATCAGTGGTTGCAATCAAGAAAATCTTTATACCATTAAGACCAAAGCCTGATAGGTTGATCAGCACGGGGGACGCAAaatgcattttaattttttgggtcaAATTTACCTATACAGTGTGGCAAGAGATCAATCTAAGCAGCCAATCCTGGGCTTGGGAAAAATTATGGAAGCTAAAAGCTCATGATAGAGTTAAAATGTTCATATGGAGGCTAGGATCAAACATTCTGCCAACAAAGGAGAATCTGGGATAGAGAATTGGGGTTGCTGACACAAACTTGCTACTTATGTGATTTTAGTATGAAAAACTACTCTAATCCATTCTTTTAGTGTCATGTGGCAAGAGCTATGTGGTTTGTAAGTACCTTGGGAATCAGAAGTGATAATTTGAATATAACTAGTCATGTTGCTATTATTAAATTGGTGTAACATCCTCTAGCTCAGTATTCCTTATCCAAATAGGAGGCAGATCTATGTTCCTTACTTATGGCCATCACTCCTGATGCCATTTGGAATCATAGAAACGTGGTGCTTTCCAAAGGGTGAAGATTAACCTACCAATCATCATCAAAATAATCAATAACAGGAATAACGAAAAATACTCTTGGtacaaaatctaagaatttCCAAGATCAAGATCCTACTCGGGTATAAAGATCCAAACACAACTCACACATATTAATTAAGAGTGTAGAGAGTTTTTTGGAACTTGGGAAGCATTTCGTATTTACCAAAATAAGCCGATGAGACTTGGCAGTACAATCACGTGGTATTACAGGATTTAGGAAGCTAGTGAAGACATGACCCAGAGAAGCTTGTTGATAGCTAgagtttggagggctcaagtacttTAGGTAAATTAGGCTTAGAGAGTCTTTTTGGTTatccttgtactccaacttattcactagtggattaTTTCGGCTTGGAGGGCTGCGGAGAGATTTTAcaccgagttcttcagtttttctctttgataacatATCTCCGTGTTATCTTGGGTTTAAGTCCCTATTCCCTACTACCCTTTACATATTTGCCTTGCACTTATATGTTCATCCATGCAATTGTTGAATGTTTCgattaattaatttgctaatcatatatattttgccCGAAATGTATTAAGCATAAAATTAATCAGTCATATCTTAAAactgggggtctaaacaagctctaaCATTTAGATTATCAGGCTTTCActtggtatcaaagcgggtacacttattttggtttaattacctaagtgtgatcttTGACCCATTGTTTTAATTGTCATGGATAAAACTTTGTATGTTTCTTTGCATGTTTTGGATGATgttgaatgtaacatgccatgtaTTTATGAAAATACCTCTATGAGTGTTTATCCTCATgcttgtgatgacatgttacatgATTCCTTGAGTGTTGTTAAAATTGTACAtaacaaactcttgaagaaaaaggctaagaaattTCAAGAGAAATTCAGCAAGTTCATTTgcaaaatgatgatttgattgctaagctcaatgaatgcAATAAATTGCTTGAGgaatataagaaacttgctaaacattctcttgaaaagttgaaagagtttgaatgtttgaaaatTGACTTatatgctaaacttgttttgtctaacaaacttgtggATGAtcataaatgtgaaaatgaatcttttAAGATGTATGCCAAGTGTTCGATTGCTGAACATATtgctaaaaaggaaaaaaaaaaaatttgttgcaattttattgtgaaacccgattttgtgcctattatGAGTTCTATCTTAAAAGACAAGTTGGTGTACATActtccacataaaagaaatcataaagtggagagaaagactCTTAAGCTAAAACCTTTGTTTAGGCCTTAACCTAACATTTTGGatggatctaaatttttttctacttgccaccattgcaGTGTGATCGGTCATATTAAACCTCAATTTTCCTTAttgaaaaaagaacaaaaccatATTGTTAGATCTCTCACTAAAAAGCCTAATGGACCTAAatacattgtttgtcaccaatGTGGTGCTTTTGGTTATCTAAAACCTCATTgttctaagtttcaagctcttaaaagaatcaaaagaaaagagtaacTTACGCTTCTTGGAAATTGTGCTAAGAGAGCAAAATCGGATTTGGGTAAAAATGATAAGTTGTTGAAGCATGTGGTTAATGCTCTTACCTCCTTGTAAGGAGACTATTTCAgaagaaaaaccctaaaaagaGGTTTTTACAACACTTACCTTTTaaagagagctactcatcctcaAGAGAGAAATCATTTTAGTCTCTTCTCCTCCCCTCTCTCATTgttataccttgagaggagatctgtacccaaacacaactc includes the following:
- the LOC115986265 gene encoding uncharacterized protein LOC115986265; the protein is MTVLHACEIAGVDIPRFCYHSCLSIVGNCRMCLVEVEKTPKPVASCAMPALPGQDDQIPGRDSVESGNLNQLRQDYNDNPSFLATPSSSGKTLLHYAVMAGQVEIVKFLVPLMPPSTLEMKEDKNNYTALALAAITSGNTKIAEYIVKGRSRDLVGIEDKNGFIPVVLASAKGHKHMTRYLFKNTLIPDLKKNNGYNGVYLLCNYIAWKLLNRYDDLPTDLEVDGSPRPLTALARVPSAFPSGRPVKFWDCLG